A stretch of Catenulispora sp. EB89 DNA encodes these proteins:
- a CDS encoding aminotransferase class I/II-fold pyridoxal phosphate-dependent enzyme has product MIDLTGPPRFWSLRLAQRFARCQEEAFRTPEWWRGPAPFGEPELRERLAELFGAPPERTVVTGGVRQFATAWAVAVRGGAGALPAMAVEAPTFSDIPEIVGSVEARAWSDLGAAPQTVPLWLTSPFRNPDGRSLGPAEISVLTDRIAAGTPVVINEVYRWFASKRLGPVPEGAWTVTSLAKLAGPGVRLGWFVAPDIASIARPLTSDGPPTAWQRGWARFLDAQTVNALRSDLVEATLDAKRSFLQYLIGTPEWQGNSPHLTLAHPTMDELTALRRLADEGVQASPGAAFRTPTAALRLAFSGVTVAEAADAARVFAKVGGFSPVLFD; this is encoded by the coding sequence ATGATCGACCTGACGGGCCCGCCCCGCTTCTGGTCCCTTCGCCTGGCGCAGCGCTTCGCTCGGTGCCAGGAGGAGGCCTTCCGCACGCCCGAGTGGTGGCGCGGCCCGGCGCCGTTCGGCGAACCGGAGCTGCGCGAGAGGTTGGCCGAGCTGTTCGGTGCGCCGCCGGAGCGGACGGTGGTCACCGGCGGGGTGCGGCAGTTCGCCACGGCTTGGGCGGTGGCGGTGCGTGGCGGTGCGGGCGCGCTCCCGGCGATGGCCGTCGAGGCACCGACGTTCTCTGACATCCCGGAGATCGTGGGATCGGTCGAGGCTCGGGCGTGGTCGGATCTTGGCGCCGCGCCGCAGACCGTTCCGCTGTGGCTGACCAGCCCCTTCCGCAACCCTGATGGCCGCAGCCTCGGCCCGGCCGAGATCAGTGTGCTGACCGACCGCATCGCCGCCGGTACACCGGTCGTGATCAACGAGGTCTATCGCTGGTTCGCGAGCAAGAGGCTCGGCCCCGTTCCCGAGGGCGCGTGGACCGTCACCTCCCTCGCGAAGCTCGCCGGTCCGGGCGTCCGCCTCGGCTGGTTCGTCGCCCCGGACATCGCGTCGATCGCGCGCCCCCTGACCAGCGACGGCCCGCCGACCGCCTGGCAACGTGGCTGGGCTCGCTTCCTGGACGCTCAGACCGTCAATGCCCTGCGATCGGACCTCGTCGAGGCCACGCTCGATGCCAAGCGGTCCTTCCTCCAATACCTCATCGGCACGCCCGAGTGGCAGGGGAACTCTCCGCACCTCACTCTCGCTCACCCGACCATGGACGAGCTGACCGCGCTGCGCCGGCTCGCCGACGAAGGCGTCCAGGCCTCCCCGGGCGCCGCGTTCCGGACGCCGACCGCCGCGTTGCGTCTGGCGTTCTCCGGCGTGACCGTCGCCGAAGCCGCCGACGCTGCGCGTGTCTTCGCGAAGGTCGGCGGCTTCAGCCCGGTGCTCTTCGACTGA
- a CDS encoding nucleotidyltransferase family protein: MTRKSGREQHLSALRSLSSMQPRLPLERGVEAIRALGAAEAAEFLDSLRMRTLVSRRLADSAETDPVVRECVIALSGKVERLRVMHEVLETNLRRVEDMALDLGIPVFGGKGIGAHTMYPDRSVRDFNDIDLFLRDRADAAKVATELRVVHGYRYQKYELPWFKVDPRERVVYGQIALVAPPDRPDLLNVDIHFGDYSVRHCGRLGIADAFWADKPGFHVLAAEENLACIVNNAAGDYFVTAKDTNDLLMALSLPGFDPAHFADLLRGAHLDGFFGFIAATLRASTALTAEQERRLREIPVRATLEPRPRPDTADWNRRCLGTTVHAFATRREHGVVSAARVAADAYSYYRKRLKLTAAPAGARREAAKAIALNPWTCVRLVPVDLALELVAGRGGGFGRGAATPRAATLDLDPGIERFESPAGTYFRIDGEVFIGTVDYVLDEEVIRQAAGSVG, encoded by the coding sequence ATGACGAGGAAGAGCGGCCGCGAGCAGCATCTGTCGGCCCTGCGAAGCTTGTCGAGTATGCAGCCGCGCTTGCCGTTGGAGCGCGGGGTGGAAGCGATTCGGGCGCTCGGCGCTGCTGAGGCGGCCGAGTTCCTGGATTCGCTGCGGATGCGGACCCTGGTTTCGCGGCGGTTGGCCGATTCCGCCGAGACCGATCCTGTGGTTCGCGAGTGTGTCATTGCTCTGTCGGGCAAGGTCGAGCGGCTGCGCGTCATGCACGAAGTGCTGGAGACGAATCTGCGGCGCGTCGAGGACATGGCTTTGGACCTCGGTATCCCGGTGTTCGGCGGCAAGGGGATCGGCGCGCACACGATGTATCCGGACCGTTCGGTGCGCGACTTCAACGACATCGACCTGTTCCTGCGCGACCGTGCCGACGCCGCGAAGGTGGCCACGGAGCTGCGGGTCGTGCACGGGTACCGATACCAGAAGTACGAGCTGCCGTGGTTCAAGGTCGATCCCCGGGAGCGGGTGGTGTACGGGCAGATCGCGCTGGTCGCGCCGCCGGACCGGCCGGATCTGCTGAACGTGGACATCCACTTCGGGGACTACTCGGTGCGGCACTGCGGGCGGCTCGGGATCGCGGACGCGTTCTGGGCCGACAAGCCCGGGTTCCATGTGCTGGCGGCGGAGGAGAACCTGGCCTGCATCGTGAACAACGCGGCCGGGGACTACTTCGTGACGGCGAAGGACACCAACGACCTGCTGATGGCGCTGTCGCTGCCCGGCTTCGACCCGGCGCACTTCGCGGACCTGCTGCGGGGCGCGCACCTGGACGGCTTCTTCGGCTTCATCGCCGCGACGCTGCGCGCCTCGACGGCGCTGACGGCGGAGCAGGAGCGCCGGCTGCGCGAGATCCCGGTCCGCGCGACGCTGGAGCCGCGACCCCGCCCCGACACCGCGGACTGGAACCGGCGCTGCCTCGGGACGACAGTGCACGCCTTCGCCACGCGGCGGGAGCACGGCGTGGTGTCGGCGGCGCGGGTGGCGGCGGACGCGTACTCGTACTACCGGAAGCGCCTGAAGCTGACGGCGGCCCCGGCCGGCGCGCGGCGCGAGGCGGCGAAGGCGATCGCGCTGAACCCGTGGACGTGCGTGCGGCTGGTGCCGGTGGACTTGGCGCTGGAGCTGGTGGCGGGGCGCGGCGGCGGCTTCGGCCGCGGTGCGGCGACACCGAGGGCCGCGACGCTGGACCTGGACCCCGGTATCGAACGCTTCGAATCACCGGCCGGCACCTACTTCCGCATCGACGGCGAGGTCTTCATCGGCACCGTGGACTACGTGCTCGACGAAGAGGTGATCCGGCAGGCGGCCGGGTCGGTCGGATGA
- a CDS encoding phosphopantetheine-binding protein encodes MTQHTASTHPWPQSFDKLFRSYLTLGEGEEMTAELNPAERGLDSLATVGLLLDLEQAFGVTIPDDLLASLTNADIGGWWALLERAGASAEPQADQ; translated from the coding sequence ATGACTCAGCACACTGCGTCGACTCATCCATGGCCGCAGAGCTTTGACAAGCTGTTCCGCTCCTATCTCACGCTCGGCGAGGGTGAGGAGATGACGGCGGAGCTGAACCCGGCCGAGCGCGGGCTGGATTCGTTGGCGACCGTGGGGCTGTTGCTCGATCTGGAGCAGGCCTTCGGCGTCACGATCCCGGACGATCTGCTCGCGTCGCTGACCAACGCCGACATCGGCGGTTGGTGGGCGCTGTTGGAACGTGCGGGTGCGTCAGCCGAGCCGCAAGCGGATCAGTAG